Proteins encoded together in one Triticum dicoccoides isolate Atlit2015 ecotype Zavitan chromosome 7B, WEW_v2.0, whole genome shotgun sequence window:
- the LOC119338519 gene encoding subtilisin-like protease SBT3.9 codes for MCRASNSVFGSKDEALRSIVYSYKHGFSGFAAMLTESQAEAIAKFPEVATVEPNIFHETHTTRSWDFPGLDHNQPAQQPGLLRKAKYGEDVIVGVIDTGIWPESRSFDDNGYGPVPARWKGKCETGEEFNATSCNKKIIGARWYGRGVSAELLKGDYKSARDNNGHGMHVASTIAGGEVQGVSYGGLGMGTTRGGAPRARLSIYKACWVGGSCSGAAVLAAVDDAIHDGVDVLSLSIGGAGQQFPGTLHAVQRGISVVFSGGNDGPVLQTVGNALPWVTTVAASTIDRSFPTLISLGNKEKLVGQSLNYNAAMNNSVFQDLVHVQSCDTESLSLSNVTGKTVLCYAPAQAAITPPRAELHSLINRTIEAGAKGLIFAQYTVNLLEILTSCEGFMSCALVDFEIAQRIASYSKMTESPVVKISPAVSVVGNGVLSPYVASFSSRGPSLAFPRILKPNIAAPDVGILAAERDSYVFHSGTSMACPHVSAVTALLKSVHPNWSPAMIKSAIITTASVTDRFGMPIQANGVPRKLADPFDFGGGHMDPDRAVDPGLVYDLDAREYNKFLNCTQGLSDGCKSYNLNLNLPSITVPDLKGHVILRRTVTNVGPAEATYHLVVEAPAGIDVSVEPSVISFTQGNSRSATFMVTFTTRQRVQGGYTFGSLTWSDGSTRSVRIPVAVRTVIQDFVADTS; via the exons ATGTGTCGTGCTAGTAACTCTGTTTTTGGGAG CAAGGATGAAGCCTTGAGGTCGATAGTTTACAGTTACAAGCATGGATTTTCTGGTTTCGCAGCGATGCTCACTGAGTCTCAGGCTGAGGCAATTGCAA AATTCCCTGAAGTTGCCACTGTGGAGCCTAACATTTTTCACGAAACACACACAACTCGGAGTTGGGACTTTCCTGGCCTTGACCATAACCAACCAGCACAACAGCCGGGACTACTCAGAAAAGCAAAGTACGGTGAAGATGTCATCGTGGGTGTGATTGATAC AGGCATATGGCCTGAATCACGAAGCTTTGACGACAACGGTTATGGCCCTGTGCCGGCACGGTGGAAAGGGAAATGCGAGACTGGCGAGGAGTTCAACGCCACAAGTTGCAACAAAAAGATCATTGGTGCACGGTGGTATGGCAGAGGCGTCAGCGCTGAGTTGCTAAAGGGCGACTACAAATCGGCTCGGGACAACAACGGCCATGGCATGCACGTCGCCTCAACTATCGCCGGCGGGGAAGTGCAGGGCGTGAGCTATGGAGGACTGGGCATGGGCACGACACGAGGCGGGGCACCACGTGCGCGGCTTAGTATCTACAAGGCGTGCTGGGTGGGCGGGAGTTGCTCTGGTGCGGCTGTCCTTGCGGCTGTTGATGATGCCATACACGACGGTGTGGACGTCTTGTCGCTCTCGATTGGAGGGGCTGGTCAGCAGTTCCCCGGGACGCTCCATGCTGTGCAAAGAGGGATCTCTGTTGTGTTCAGTGGAGGGAACGATGGACCTGTGCTGCAAACTGTGGGTAATGCCCTGCCGTGGGTTACGACGGTGGCCGCTAGCACAATTGACCGGTCTTTCCCGACCTTGATATCGCTGGGAAACAAAGAAAAGCTCGTG GGGCAATCTCTAAACTACAACGCAGCTATGAACAACAGCGTCTTTCAAGACCTTGTTCATGTGCAGAG CTGCGACACAGAATCACTATCATTGAGCAACGTCACCGGCAAAACCGTCCTCTGTTATGCACCAGCGCAGGCGGCCATCACGCCACCCAGGGCAGAACTTCATTCTCTCATCAATCGTACTATCGAGGCCGGCGCAAAGGGCCTCATCTTCGCACAATACACTGTCAACCTTCTCGAAATCCTGACCAGCTGCGAGGGATTTATGTCTTGTGCACTGGTGGATTTCGAGATCGCACAAAGAATCGCCTCCTACTCAAAAATGACTGA GAGTCCGGTGGTGAAGATATCGCCAGCTGTAAGCGTTGTTGGAAATGGGGTGTTATCACCATATGTCGCCTCATTCTCGTCAAGAGGCCCGAGCCTTGCTTTCCCTCGCATACTCAAG CCCAACATTGCTGCACCTGACGTCGGCATCTTGGCAGCGGAGCGTGACTCCTACGTGTTCCATTCTGGGACATCCATGGCATGCCCACATGTCTCTGCGGTGACGGCGTTGCTCAAGTCAGTTCACCCTAACTGGTCACCTGCCATGATCAAGTCTGCCATCATCACCACGG CATCTGTGACCGATCGGTTTGGTATGCCGATCCAAGCAAACGGAGTCCCAAGGAAACTAGCCGACCCTTTCGACTTTGGTGGTGGCCATATGGACCCTGACAGAGCTGTTGACCCTGGCCTGGTTTATGACCTCGATGCAAGGGAGTACAACAAGTTCTTGAACTGCACCCAAGGATTATCAGACGGTTGCAAGTCCTACAATCTTAACCTCAACCTCCCGTCGATCACTGTGCCAGACCTTAAGGGCCATGTCATTCTTCGGCGCACTGTGACTAACGTTGGGCCAGCAGAAGCAACATATCATTTAGTGGTTGAAGCTCCAGCAGGGATAGATGTGTCGGTGGAACCATCTGTGATCAGTTTCACCCAAGGCAACAGTAGAAGCGCGACATTTATGGTGACATTCACAACAAGGCAGAGAGTGCAAGGAGGATACACTTTTGGGAGCTTGACATGGTCAGACGGAAGTACCCGCTCAGTGAGAATTCCTGTTGCGGTACGAACTGTGATACAAGACTTTGTTGCGGACACGTCCTAA